The Pyrenophora tritici-repentis strain M4 chromosome 10, whole genome shotgun sequence genome contains a region encoding:
- a CDS encoding Exo, 5'-3' exonuclease (including N-terminal domain PolI) has product MGVTNLWTVLQPCARPIKIETLNKKRLAVDASIWIYQFLKAVRDKEGNALRNSHIVGFFRRVCKLLFIGIKPVFVFDGGAPALKRQTISNRKSRREAAKHPREEPEEEIPDNLVYAEELLQTPQERTQNRAFKKKDQYHLPDLGKSMSEMGAANDPRVMSLEELEDYARQFDRGEDINVYDFSKIDFDGHFFQSLPPADRYNILNAARLRSRLRMGHSKEQLDAMFPDRMAFSKFQIERVRERNDLTQRLMNLNGMNDDAFGAGGFSRVAGERDREYVLVKNDGVEGGWALGVVLNKEEGKAHKPIDVELPERPAEEDEWEDDEEFEDVPIEGLNRLPKPKAGLSAQEKEGREFIANELATRRRQLYKSRKEKLLQSRPQQATPVSQDPDSLFLADENEEDEDWENVPMDGVNNLENEAGDDVENEQLQEAIALSMHVDQQETERKSEEEDDPVREVFQQKRAAEANPFAGTKGSGMAIARLANQRSSKLAPKGPFEDSDSEDDMNLQAALAESRQSKRPVKPKLMSPKLHAQAPAVKPANKSTNAAGFDGPLPFERLNLGNSLLGKKKMDKLEEDNAGGFEKDYGHEKKAAAPLPPWFNGQRDIAEDVNAQRQEEKHQWEEARQEEKTRFQFQQLPSLRKQEEKEIIDLDAPASQSQQEVIAIDSDGEADAQMEDVIIEDSRLRMGDLADKVRAEPPKPLSPQQRSPPRQDPALKKKTPFADDSDDEPVDWSESEPEEERQAQKAAGGEGEPPVREPSRSPSEDFEDVPMQIEPTSVPEPAVSPSRSPSPVFEDVPIRQEKQHRPPRELSPLQGPDDLTKPTVPYSGVADDSAPLDVLDDHESDQYSDPEDEELFASLAKEAEEHARFAQELTNNTATRVDFDEELKQLRAQQKKDRRDADEVTQTMIAECQQLLTLFGLPYITAPMEAEAQCAELVNLGLVDGIVTDDSDTFLFGGTRVYKNMFNAAKFVECYLAQDLTSEFNLTREKMIDIAQLLGSDYTTGIPGIGPVTALEILSEFQTLEAFRTWWDGVQSGQIKKDEDAKNPFRKKFRKNQGTKLFLPPNFPDPRVTDAYLHPEVDSDPEPFQWGVPDLAALRTFLSSQIGWSWERTDEVLVPVIRDMNRREKEGTQANITRFFDGAVGAGAFAPRVRGNAAGSGPSGKKKGTGAAGKRLGAALSKLAGRDGARGNSGGEEQVAQVDEENSAPARKKRKAASKASSLAEQEDAQSMDDSSEDLYSEPTKKKPKKTRKGKAAAK; this is encoded by the exons ATGGGCGTTACCAACCTCTGGACAGTCCTACAGCCCTGCGCAAGGCCGATCAAAATTGAGACACTGAACAAGAAGCGGCTCGCCGTCGATGCCTCTATATGGATTTACCAATTCCTCAAAGCGGTGCGCGACAAGGAAGGAAACGCGCTGCGGAACAGCCATATTGTCGGTTTCTTTCGTCGAGTATGCAAGCTCCTATTCATCGGCATCAAGCCGGTGTTCGTGTTCGACGGTGGCGCCCCGGCGCTGAAGCGACAGACTATTAGCAACCGCAAGTCGCGCCGCGAGG CTGCGAAGCATCCGCGCGAGGAGCCAGAAGAGGAGATACCTGACAACTTGGTGTACGCGGAAGAGCTACTGCAAACACCGCAGGAGCGTACCCAAAACCGCGCATTCAAGAAGAAAGACCAGTACCACCTGCCGGACTTGGGCAAGTCCATGTCGGAGATGGGTGCTGCAAATGACCCGAGGGTTATGTCACTGGAAGAGCTCGAGGATTACGCACGACAGTTTGATAGAGGCGAGGATATTAATGTCTACGACTTCTCCAAGATTGATTTTGATGGGCATTTCTTCCAAAGTTTGCCTCCCGCTGATCGATACAACATCTTGAATGCAGCTAGGCTACGAAGTCGACTCAGAATGGGCCACTCAAAAGAACAGCTCGACGCCATGTTCCCTGACAGAATGGCCTTCTCCAAATTCCAGATAGAGCGCGTGCGCGAACGTAACGACCTTACGCAACGATTGATGAACCTCAATGGCATGAACGACGATGCATTTGGCGCGGGTGGTTTCAGCCGCGTTGCTGGTGAGAGAGATAGGGAATATGTGCTTGTGAAGAATGACGGAGTCGAAGGTGGTTGGGCGCTAGGCGTGGTTTTGAACAAGGAAGAAGGCAAAGCACATAAGCCAATTGACGTGGAACTACCAGAGCGCCCTGCTGAAGAGGACGAATGGGAAGATGACGAAGAATTTGAAGATGTTCCTATTGAAGGCTTGAATCGACTGCCAAAGCCCAAGGCAGGCCTAAGTGCCcaagagaaagaaggtcgcGAGTTCATTGCAAACGAGCTAGCAACACGACGCCGGCAACTTTACAAGTCTAGAAAAGAGAAACTCCTGCAGTCCAGGCCTCAGCAGGCTACTCCAGTCAGCCAAGATCCCGACTCTTTGTTCCTTGCTGATGAGaacgaagaagatgaggatTGGGAGAATGTACCAATGGATGGCGTTAATAATCTAGAGAATGAGGCAGGGGATGATGTTGAGAACGAACAATTACAGGAAGCCATTGCCTTGTCGATGCATGTGGACCAGCAAGAGACGGAGCGAAAATCggaggaagaagatgatCCAGTACGTGAAGTCTTTCAACAGAAGCGCGCTGCTGAAGCCAACCCGTTCGCTGGTACAAAAGGCTCGGGGATGGCCATTGCCAGGCTTGCCAATCAGCGCAGCAGTAAACTTGCCCCAAAAGGGCCCTTTGAAGACAGCGATAGCGAAGACGACATGAATCTGCAGGCTGCGCTGGCAGAATCTCGCCAGTCAAAGCGACCTGTTAAGCCAAAGCTGATGTCACCTAAGCTGCATGCTCAAGCACCTGCTGTAAAGCCTGCAAATAAGTCAACGAATGCTGCAGGTTTTGATGGACCGCTGCCATTTGAGAGACTCAATCTGGGCAACTCTCTTCTTGgtaagaagaagatggaCAAGCTTGAAGAGGACAATGCAGGTGGCTTTGAGAAGGATTACGGACACGAGAAGAAGGCTGCGGCACCACTTCCACCTTGGTTCAATGGCCAACGAGATATAGCAGAGGACGTCAATGCTCAACGGCAGGAAGAGAAACATCAGTGGGAAGAAGCTCGTCAAGAAGAAAAGACTCGGTTCCAGTTCCAGCAATTGCCAAGCCTGCGGAAGcaggaagagaaggagatCATCGATCTCGATGCACCTGCCAGTCAAAGCCAACAGGAGGTGATCGCAATCGACTCTGACGGGGAGGCCGATGCTCAGATGGAAGATGTGATAATCGAGGATTCTAGGCTCAGGATGGGCGATCTAGCAGACAAAGTTAGAGCGGAACCTCCCAAGCCACTTTCTCCACAACAACGGTCACCACCTCGTCAAGATCCTGCGTTGAAAAAGAAGACTCCCTTCGCAGACGATTCAGATGATGAGCCAGTAGATTGGTCCGAAAGTGAGCCTGAAGAGGAGAGACAAGCGCAGAAGGCAGCGGGTGGAGAAGGAGAGCCACCTGTGCGGGAGCCTTCGAGATCCCCATCGGAAGATTTCGAAGACGTACCAATGCAAATTGAGCCAACTTCTGTACCCGAACCTGCCGTTTCGCCATCAAGGTCGCCTTCGCCGGTATTCGAAGATGTGCCAATCCGTCAAGAGAAGCAACATAGACCTCCGAGAGAGCTGTCACCCCTGCAAGGACCGGACGACCTCACAAAACCTACAGTACCCTATAGCGGTGTAGCAGACGACAGTGCGCCTCTGGATGTTCTAGATGATCATGAATCTGATCAATACTCTGACCCCGAGGATGAAGAGCTCTTTGCCTCTCTCGCCAAAGAAGCAGAGGAGCACGCGCGCTTTGCCCAAGAACTCACCAATAACACAGCTACACGCGTAGATTTTGATGAAGAACTCAAGCAATTGCGCGCGCAGCAGAAAAAGGATCGCCGAGACGCGGATGAAGTTACGCAAACCATGATAGCCGAATGCCAGCAACTGCTTACTTTGTTCGGACTACCATACATCACCGCGCCCATGGAAGCAGAAGCGCAATGCGCCGAGCTGGTCAACCTCGGGCTGGTCGATGGTATCGTGACAGATGATTCAGATACGTTCCTCTTCGGCGGTACACGTGTATACAAGAACATGTTCAACGCGGCTAAATTCGTCGAATGCTACCTTGCACAAGACCTTACCTCCGAATTCAATCTGACACGCGAGAAAATGATTGATATTGCGCAGCTCCTCGGTTCGGATTACACAACAGGTATTCCTGGTATCGGACCAGTTACTGCACTAGAAATCCTCTCCGAGTTCCAGACTCTAGAGGCATTCAGAACATGGTGGGATGGCGTACAAAGCGGCCAGATCAAAAAGGATGAAGATGCGAAGAACCCCTTTCGCAAGAAGTTCCGAAAGAACCAAGGAACTAAGCTTTTTCTTCCGCCGAACTTCCCGGATCCACGCGTCACTGACGCATACCTGCATCCTGAAGTCGATTCCGACCCTGAGCCGTTTCAATGGGGTGTGCCAGATCTCGCTGCGCTAAGGACGTTTTTGAGCTCGCAGATTGGCTGGTCATGGGAGAGGACCGATGAGGTGCTTGTGCCTGTCATTCGTGATATGAACCGCAGAGAGAAGGAAGGTACGCAGGCGAACATAACGCGCTTCTTTGATGGTGCTGTTGGTGCAGGCGCGTTTGCACCTAGAGTGCGTGGTAATGCTGCGGGGAGCGGACCAAGTGGTAAGAAGAAGGGGACAGGGGCTGCAGGAAAAAGACTGGGTGCCGCATTGAGTAAGTTGGCGGGGAGGGATGGTGCCAGGGGTAATAGTGGAGGAGAGGAACAGGTGGCACAGGTGGATGAGGAGAATTCCGCTCCTGCAcgaaagaagaggaaggcTGCAAGTAAAGCTTCGTCACTGGCAGAACAAGAAGACGCCCAGTCGATGGACGACTCAAGCGAGGACTTGTATTCTGAGCCTACTAAAAAGAAGCCGAAAAAGACACGCAAAGGCAAAGCAGCAGCGAAATAG